A window of Roseburia hominis A2-183 genomic DNA:
TGCAGGAGCTGTCAAAGGCTGATATAATAATTGCCAGTGAAATCAAGAAGACAAAAACAGGCAGGAAAAGTTATGGTTACAATAAAAGATATTGCCAGAGAGTCAGGCTATTCCGTCAGCACGGTTTCCAGAGTGCTTAATAATAGAAATGATGTCAGCCCGGATGCAAGAAAAAAGATCGAGGAAGTTGTCGCAAAGTTTAATTTTGTGCCGAACAACAATGCGAAGCATTTAAAACAGAACAATTCCAAGGCAATCGGCGTACTGGTCAAAGGTATCTCAAATATGCTTTTTGCCAGTGTCGTGGAGGAAATCCAGCGCATGATCGAGAAAACGGAATATACGCTGGTCGTGTCTTATCTGGACGAGGATGCAGATGAGGTAGAGCAGGCAATTCTTCTTTGCAGGGAGAGAAAGCCGCTTGGGCTTTTGTTCCTCGGCGGTAATCCGGAATATTTTCACCGGGAGTTCTCCGGTGTGGATGTGCCGTGTGTGTTGGTGACGAACCGTGCCAATGAGATGCATTTTGAGAATCTTTCCAGCGTTGCCACGGACGATATTGCAGCGGCACGCTGTGCGGTGGATCAGCTGTTTGTGGCTGGACACCGCAGAATCGGCATTCTCGGCGGTGATTTTGACAAGTCTTATACGAGTCATCAGCGTTTCCTGGGATGTGAGCAGAGCTTTTCGGAGCATGGGGCGGTTCTTGATGTGGAGCACTGCTATGAGAAGGCAAGAT
This region includes:
- a CDS encoding LacI family DNA-binding transcriptional regulator: MVTIKDIARESGYSVSTVSRVLNNRNDVSPDARKKIEEVVAKFNFVPNNNAKHLKQNNSKAIGVLVKGISNMLFASVVEEIQRMIEKTEYTLVVSYLDEDADEVEQAILLCRERKPLGLLFLGGNPEYFHREFSGVDVPCVLVTNRANEMHFENLSSVATDDIAAARCAVDQLFVAGHRRIGILGGDFDKSYTSHQRFLGCEQSFSEHGAVLDVEHCYEKARFSFGSACRAMKRLIGKFPDVTAVFAMSDVMAIGAIRALRDLGYRVPEDVSVIGFDGTSLAEYYNPKLATIKQQHQTLANRSIEILFGQIELKKEPIHEIVPFEFVNGESIRVIDER